One Amycolatopsis thermophila DNA segment encodes these proteins:
- a CDS encoding exo-beta-N-acetylmuramidase NamZ family protein, with protein MVSLNRRGFLVAGALATPLVAGGSAMAEPVTGRTPSPRAPVVTGADVLAAQGWRTLAGRKVGVLSNPTGVLANGDHIVDSMIAAGVRPVAAFGPEHGFRGSAQAGGSEGDYTDPRTGIPVYDAYGADAAKLAGMFTKAGVDTVVFDIADVGARFYTYIWSMYTAMAAAGRTGAAFVVLDRPNPIGGKAYGPMLRPEFASGVGLKPIVQQHGMTVGELAGYFAAELLPAEDVRVADLQVVPVEGWRRDTFFAATGLHWTPPSPNMPTADTALVYPGTGMFEGTVFSEGRGTTRPFEIVGSPGVDWRWRDELTKVGLAGVQFRETYFVPTFGKFVNQTCGGVQLTVTDPAAFDAIRTAVAMLVTAKKLHPDLFGWRADNGIDKLTGSDRLRTMIDSGAGVDDVVGSWRAELDEFTARRRPYLRYR; from the coding sequence ATGGTGAGCCTCAACCGGCGCGGGTTCCTGGTCGCGGGAGCCCTCGCGACACCCCTGGTGGCCGGCGGGTCCGCGATGGCGGAGCCGGTGACGGGCCGGACACCGTCGCCGCGGGCGCCGGTCGTGACCGGTGCGGACGTCCTCGCCGCTCAGGGCTGGCGAACGCTGGCCGGGCGCAAGGTCGGCGTACTGTCCAACCCGACCGGCGTGCTGGCCAACGGTGACCACATCGTCGACTCGATGATCGCCGCCGGTGTCCGGCCGGTGGCCGCGTTCGGCCCGGAGCACGGCTTCCGCGGCAGCGCCCAGGCCGGCGGGTCCGAAGGCGACTACACGGACCCACGCACCGGCATCCCGGTCTACGACGCCTACGGCGCCGACGCCGCCAAGCTGGCCGGCATGTTCACCAAGGCGGGCGTGGACACAGTGGTGTTCGACATCGCCGACGTCGGCGCGCGGTTCTACACCTACATCTGGTCGATGTACACGGCGATGGCCGCCGCCGGCCGGACCGGCGCCGCCTTCGTCGTCCTGGACCGGCCCAACCCGATCGGCGGCAAGGCGTACGGCCCGATGCTGCGGCCGGAGTTCGCGTCCGGCGTCGGGTTGAAGCCGATCGTGCAGCAGCACGGCATGACCGTGGGCGAGCTGGCCGGGTACTTCGCGGCGGAGTTGCTGCCCGCCGAGGACGTCCGCGTCGCGGATCTCCAGGTCGTGCCGGTCGAGGGCTGGCGCCGGGACACCTTCTTCGCCGCGACCGGCCTGCACTGGACCCCGCCGAGCCCGAACATGCCGACCGCGGACACCGCGCTCGTCTACCCTGGCACCGGGATGTTCGAGGGCACCGTGTTCTCCGAGGGCCGCGGCACCACGAGGCCGTTCGAGATCGTCGGTTCACCCGGGGTCGACTGGCGCTGGCGGGACGAGCTGACGAAGGTCGGCCTGGCCGGTGTGCAGTTCCGCGAGACGTACTTCGTGCCCACGTTCGGCAAGTTCGTCAACCAGACCTGTGGTGGCGTGCAGTTGACGGTCACCGATCCGGCGGCGTTCGACGCCATCCGGACCGCGGTGGCGATGCTCGTGACGGCCAAGAAGCTGCACCCGGACCTCTTCGGCTGGCGCGCCGACAACGGGATCGACAAGCTGACCGGCTCGGATCGGCTGCGCACGATGATCGACTCCGGCGCCGGGGTCGACGACGTCGTCGGGTCCTGGCGAGCCGAGCTCGACGAGTTCACCGCCCGCCGCCGCCCCTATCTGCGGTACCGGTGA
- a CDS encoding glycoside hydrolase family 3 protein — MRRRSHALAAIVVGVLGVSTLSAASAASGRQEGWAEQTLRAMSLEDKVGQLFVADVWGKAADQPDQGNRTKYGVDTPAEVIERYHPGGVIYFNNSGTDNVDDPAQVAALSNGLQRAALASGARVPLIVSTDQEGGRVTRIAAPATEYPSSMAIGAGRSAEDARQLATVNGRELRAMGINQDFAPDADVNSNPLNPVIGSRSFSADPALAGQLVAAEVAGYQNSGPPTETVSAAAKHFPGHGDAATDSHTGLPVINRTADQWRQIDLPPFRSAIEAGTDVIMSAHITVPSLDPSGEPATLSKPIMTGILRDELHYDGVVVTDSLQMAGVRQLHTDAEIPVLALEAGVDQMLMPPDLGLAVDSVLDAVKSGRLTEERIDQSVLRILKLKEKRGIVAKPLVNTRAVRQVGSPGNREKIQSITDRTTTVLRNDAGLLPLRQPGKVLVTGWNNPNYPGYPAEPVRTLADRLGGTAMPTGANPAAATIENAVTAAGQADTVVVLTNGLRANTGQGDLVRELLATGKPVVAVSIQEPYDAGVVDAPTWMATYDWRDVTMTSLAKVLRGEISPQGKLPVDIPAGDDAGQIRYPFGTGLTW, encoded by the coding sequence ATGCGCCGGAGGAGTCATGCCCTTGCCGCGATCGTCGTGGGTGTGCTCGGCGTGAGCACGCTGAGCGCGGCGTCGGCCGCATCCGGGCGCCAGGAGGGCTGGGCCGAGCAGACGCTGCGGGCCATGTCGCTCGAGGACAAGGTGGGGCAGCTCTTCGTCGCGGACGTGTGGGGCAAGGCGGCCGACCAGCCCGACCAGGGCAACCGCACGAAGTACGGCGTGGACACACCGGCCGAGGTGATCGAGCGCTACCACCCGGGCGGAGTCATCTACTTCAACAACTCCGGCACCGACAACGTCGACGACCCGGCGCAGGTCGCGGCCCTCTCGAACGGGCTGCAGCGCGCCGCGCTCGCCAGCGGTGCCAGGGTGCCGCTGATCGTCTCGACCGACCAGGAGGGCGGCCGGGTCACCCGCATCGCGGCTCCCGCGACCGAGTACCCGTCGAGTATGGCGATCGGTGCGGGCCGCAGCGCCGAGGACGCGCGCCAGCTGGCCACGGTCAACGGTCGCGAGTTGCGGGCGATGGGCATCAACCAAGATTTCGCCCCGGACGCCGACGTCAACTCCAACCCGCTCAACCCGGTGATCGGCTCGCGCTCGTTCTCGGCGGATCCGGCACTGGCCGGGCAGCTGGTCGCCGCGGAGGTCGCGGGGTACCAGAACTCAGGGCCACCGACGGAAACCGTGTCCGCGGCCGCCAAGCACTTCCCCGGCCACGGTGACGCCGCGACCGACAGCCACACCGGACTGCCGGTCATCAACCGGACCGCGGACCAGTGGCGGCAGATCGACCTGCCACCGTTCCGGTCCGCGATCGAGGCGGGCACGGACGTGATCATGTCCGCGCACATCACCGTCCCCAGCCTGGACCCGTCCGGCGAGCCCGCGACGCTGTCGAAGCCGATCATGACCGGAATCCTGCGGGACGAGTTGCACTACGACGGCGTGGTTGTCACGGACTCCCTGCAGATGGCCGGTGTCCGGCAACTGCACACCGACGCCGAGATTCCAGTACTGGCGCTGGAAGCCGGCGTAGACCAGATGCTGATGCCGCCGGACCTCGGACTGGCCGTCGACAGTGTGCTCGACGCGGTGAAGAGCGGCCGCCTCACCGAAGAGCGCATCGACCAAAGCGTGCTGCGCATCCTCAAGCTCAAGGAAAAGCGCGGAATCGTGGCGAAGCCGCTGGTCAACACTCGCGCGGTCAGGCAGGTCGGGAGCCCCGGCAACCGGGAGAAGATCCAGTCCATCACCGACCGGACGACCACGGTGCTGCGCAACGACGCCGGGCTGCTTCCACTGCGGCAGCCCGGGAAGGTTCTGGTGACTGGCTGGAACAACCCGAACTACCCCGGCTACCCGGCCGAGCCGGTCCGGACCCTGGCCGACCGCCTCGGCGGAACAGCGATGCCGACGGGCGCCAACCCGGCCGCGGCGACCATCGAGAACGCCGTGACGGCGGCCGGGCAGGCGGACACGGTCGTGGTGCTCACCAACGGGCTGCGGGCGAACACCGGTCAGGGTGATCTCGTGCGTGAACTGCTCGCGACAGGGAAACCGGTCGTCGCCGTGAGCATCCAGGAGCCGTACGACGCGGGTGTCGTCGACGCGCCGACCTGGATGGCGACCTACGACTGGCGGGACGTGACCATGACTTCGCTGGCCAAGGTGCTCCGGGGTGAGATCTCCCCGCAGGGCAAGCTGCCGGTCGACATCCCGGCGGGCGACGACGCCGGCCAGATCCGCTATCCCTTCGGCACGGGACTGACATGGTGA
- a CDS encoding HAD family hydrolase, which translates to MAELPSSPPGDLPAATGTGIAAFFDLDKTIIASSSALAFSKPLLREGLISKRAALKSAYAQFVFSLSGADADRTERMRAEISALCAGWDVAQVRAIVNETLHDIVDPLVYSEAAELIAWHQEQGHDVIVLSAAGDEVVTPIAAMLGATGSVATRMGVVDGRYSGEIAFYCYGEQKAVAAKQLAAENGYDLANCFAYSDSSTDIPLLETVGMPRAVNPDRLLRRTATERGWTVLEFTKPVSLRSRIPAPTPATLAVGLGLGAVAAAGVTWYGLTRKRRGGA; encoded by the coding sequence GTGGCAGAACTTCCCAGCTCGCCGCCGGGCGATCTCCCCGCCGCGACCGGAACCGGTATCGCGGCCTTCTTCGACCTGGACAAGACGATCATCGCGTCGTCCAGCGCGCTCGCGTTCAGCAAGCCGCTGCTGCGCGAGGGGCTGATCAGCAAGCGCGCGGCCCTGAAGAGCGCCTACGCGCAGTTCGTCTTCTCGCTCTCCGGCGCCGACGCCGACCGGACGGAGCGGATGCGGGCCGAGATCTCGGCGTTGTGCGCCGGCTGGGACGTCGCCCAGGTGCGCGCGATCGTCAACGAGACGTTGCACGACATCGTCGACCCGCTCGTCTATTCCGAGGCGGCCGAGCTGATCGCCTGGCACCAGGAGCAGGGGCACGACGTGATCGTGCTGTCGGCGGCAGGCGACGAGGTCGTCACGCCGATCGCGGCGATGCTGGGCGCGACCGGCAGCGTCGCGACCCGAATGGGCGTCGTCGACGGCCGCTATTCCGGCGAAATCGCATTCTACTGCTACGGCGAACAAAAAGCGGTGGCCGCGAAACAATTGGCCGCGGAAAACGGGTACGACCTCGCCAACTGTTTCGCCTATTCGGATTCGAGCACCGACATCCCGCTGCTGGAGACGGTCGGCATGCCGCGCGCCGTGAACCCCGATCGCCTGCTGCGCCGCACCGCCACCGAGCGCGGGTGGACGGTCCTCGAGTTCACCAAACCGGTGTCGCTGCGCAGCCGCATCCCGGCGCCGACACCGGCCACCCTGGCCGTCGGGCTGGGGCTCGGCGCGGTCGCCGCGGCCGGGGTGACCTGGTACGGCCTGACCCGCAAACGTCGTGGGGGAGCATGA
- the ssd gene encoding septum site-determining protein Ssd: MNHTRPLVVAHDEALLDEILRVAAAVGCETQRAPDLLAARPRWPDAPLVLVDEQAVDAEVELPRRPGVLLVTKGAPDSRTWQRAFRAGVEDVVALPEDETTLAAALADVVDGPGVPGGRIIGVVGGRGGAGASFLAAATALVACRHDPGGFLVDCDPLAGGVDALLGAEHAEGLRWPELRPGAGRLSMPALLKSLPEFRYRGLRLPFLSCHRNGDGPTGQGVAAVIEAGRRSGRTVVCDLPRHLDGAGLAVIARADLVVVVIPAEMRACLAARRVLKQLGDPADRVRLVVRGPAPGDLQPSVAAGAVGVPLLTSMPLERQLDREIEHGQFAPRPRGALLEAARLVLAEARSRQVLAA, translated from the coding sequence GTGAACCACACCCGTCCGCTCGTCGTCGCCCACGACGAGGCCCTGCTCGACGAAATCCTGCGCGTCGCCGCGGCCGTCGGCTGCGAGACCCAGCGCGCGCCGGATCTGCTCGCCGCGCGTCCGCGCTGGCCGGACGCGCCGCTGGTGCTCGTCGACGAGCAGGCGGTGGACGCCGAGGTCGAGCTGCCGCGTCGCCCCGGCGTCCTGCTGGTCACCAAGGGCGCGCCAGACTCCCGCACCTGGCAGCGGGCCTTCCGCGCCGGTGTCGAGGACGTCGTCGCGCTGCCGGAGGACGAAACCACCCTCGCCGCGGCGCTGGCCGACGTCGTCGACGGCCCCGGAGTCCCGGGTGGACGGATCATCGGTGTCGTCGGCGGGCGGGGCGGCGCCGGTGCGTCCTTCCTGGCGGCGGCCACGGCCCTCGTCGCCTGCCGCCACGATCCCGGCGGGTTCCTGGTCGACTGCGATCCGCTCGCCGGTGGGGTGGACGCCCTGCTCGGCGCCGAGCACGCGGAGGGCCTGCGCTGGCCCGAACTCCGTCCCGGTGCCGGACGGTTGTCGATGCCGGCCCTGCTGAAGTCATTGCCCGAGTTCCGGTACCGGGGCCTGCGGCTGCCGTTCCTGTCCTGCCACCGCAACGGGGACGGGCCGACCGGGCAGGGGGTGGCGGCCGTGATCGAGGCGGGACGGCGTTCCGGGCGCACGGTCGTGTGCGATCTGCCGCGGCACCTCGACGGCGCGGGTCTCGCGGTCATCGCGCGAGCCGATCTCGTGGTCGTGGTGATCCCGGCCGAAATGCGGGCCTGTCTCGCGGCTCGGCGGGTTCTCAAGCAGCTGGGCGATCCGGCCGACCGGGTGCGGCTCGTCGTGCGTGGTCCGGCGCCCGGCGACCTGCAGCCCAGCGTCGCCGCGGGTGCGGTCGGGGTGCCGTTGCTGACGTCGATGCCGTTGGAACGGCAGCTGGACCGGGAGATCGAGCACGGCCAGTTCGCGCCGCGACCGCGTGGGGCGTTGCTCGAGGCGGCGCGGCTGGTCCTCGCCGAGGCCCGGTCGAGGCAGGTGCTGGCGGCATGA
- a CDS encoding TadA family conjugal transfer-associated ATPase yields MNFELVERVRLRLAGAGAGTDAATVADAVRAEAGRPVGHAEVLDALRVVRQELAGAGPLEPLLALPGVTDVLVTGPSDVWVDGADGLRRTEVSFPNEEAVRRLAQRLALAAGRRLDDAQPHVDGWLPGLGPHGRVRLHAVLPPIAADGTCVSLRVLRPAVHDLTALRELGTFGADGAELVESVVAARLAFLVTGGTGAGKSTLLAAMLGAVSPSERIVCVEDAAELQPAHPQFVRLIARPPNIEGAGEVSLRDLVRQALRMRPDRLVVGEVRGREVCELLNALNTGHDGSAGTLHANSTAEVPARLEALASLGGLSRSALHSQLAAAVQVVLHMRRAASGQRELAEVGVLSRADNGDVRVLPVWQDGEWTKRRVLFAAVVARAGRAAC; encoded by the coding sequence ATGAACTTCGAGCTGGTCGAACGCGTCCGCCTGCGGCTGGCCGGCGCCGGCGCCGGTACCGACGCCGCGACCGTGGCGGACGCCGTGCGCGCCGAGGCGGGGCGGCCCGTCGGCCATGCGGAGGTCCTGGACGCGCTGCGTGTGGTGCGCCAGGAGCTGGCGGGCGCCGGGCCGCTGGAGCCGTTGCTCGCCCTGCCCGGTGTCACCGACGTGCTGGTCACCGGACCGTCGGACGTCTGGGTCGACGGCGCGGACGGGCTTCGCCGGACGGAGGTGTCCTTCCCCAACGAGGAGGCGGTGCGCCGCCTCGCGCAGCGCCTGGCCCTCGCGGCGGGACGACGGCTCGACGACGCGCAGCCCCACGTCGACGGCTGGTTGCCGGGCCTCGGCCCGCACGGCCGGGTGCGGTTGCACGCGGTCCTGCCGCCGATCGCGGCGGATGGCACGTGCGTCTCCCTGCGCGTACTCCGCCCCGCGGTGCACGACCTGACCGCGCTGCGGGAACTGGGCACGTTCGGAGCGGACGGTGCCGAGCTGGTCGAGTCCGTGGTCGCCGCGCGACTGGCGTTCCTCGTCACTGGCGGCACCGGCGCGGGGAAGAGCACGCTGCTCGCGGCCATGCTCGGTGCGGTGTCGCCGTCCGAGCGGATCGTGTGCGTCGAAGACGCGGCCGAGCTCCAGCCCGCGCATCCGCAGTTCGTCCGGTTGATCGCCCGGCCGCCCAACATCGAGGGCGCGGGCGAGGTCAGCTTGCGCGACCTGGTGCGCCAGGCACTGCGGATGCGCCCGGACCGGCTTGTGGTCGGCGAGGTTCGTGGCCGGGAGGTCTGTGAACTTCTCAATGCCTTGAACACTGGTCACGACGGCAGCGCCGGCACGCTGCACGCGAACTCCACGGCGGAAGTCCCGGCCCGGCTGGAAGCACTCGCCTCCCTCGGCGGCCTGTCCCGATCGGCCCTGCACAGCCAGCTCGCCGCCGCGGTCCAGGTGGTCCTCCACATGCGCCGGGCCGCGTCGGGTCAACGAGAGCTGGCCGAGGTCGGAGTTCTCAGCCGCGCGGACAACGGAGACGTCCGGGTTCTGCCGGTCTGGCAGGACGGAGAGTGGACCAAGCGGCGTGTGCTGTTCGCCGCCGTGGTCGCCCGGGCAGGGAGGGCCGCATGCTGA
- a CDS encoding type II secretion system F family protein — protein sequence MVEALHAMVVDLRAGAPPALAAESAAVDAPRPVAELLQAMAGAARLGGDPAGALATIPTSRPLAEIRGRLARAWSLSQRHGLPLAELLDAVRRDIAEHLRFTTQAEAAMSGPRASAMVLAALPGFGLLLGEGMGAHPVHVLFATAGGNTLLLAGTVLIVAGAAWSARITRRGALW from the coding sequence ATGGTCGAGGCCCTGCACGCCATGGTGGTCGACCTGCGAGCGGGCGCGCCGCCCGCGCTCGCCGCTGAGTCCGCGGCAGTCGACGCGCCTCGCCCGGTCGCCGAACTCCTGCAGGCGATGGCCGGGGCGGCCCGGCTGGGCGGCGATCCCGCCGGTGCGCTGGCGACCATCCCCACCAGCCGGCCGCTGGCGGAGATACGGGGACGGCTGGCGCGGGCTTGGTCCTTGAGCCAGCGGCACGGGCTGCCCCTGGCCGAACTGCTCGACGCCGTCCGCCGCGACATTGCGGAGCACCTCAGGTTCACCACGCAGGCCGAGGCGGCGATGTCCGGCCCGCGAGCCAGCGCGATGGTCCTCGCCGCGCTGCCCGGTTTCGGGCTGTTGCTCGGCGAGGGGATGGGCGCTCACCCGGTGCACGTTCTCTTCGCCACCGCCGGTGGCAACACACTCCTGCTGGCCGGCACCGTTCTGATCGTCGCGGGTGCTGCCTGGAGTGCTCGCATCACGAGAAGGGGTGCGCTGTGGTGA
- a CDS encoding type II secretion system F family protein, translating to MSGGTLAVALIGAALLTLPGRPVPGLRLAALLPAPRAPARPRRRPPKADPLELAATWDLLAACLRAGQPVPAALRAVTEGAAGPEADALRAAAGLLELGADADEGWAPALGCPGTAEFARAAKRTARSGTTLADAARDLAQDIRAGLSDRAEARAQRAGVLIAGPLGLCFLPAFVCLGVVPVVLGLAGRLTVF from the coding sequence GTGAGCGGCGGGACCCTCGCCGTCGCGCTGATTGGCGCTGCGTTGCTGACACTGCCCGGCAGACCGGTTCCCGGCCTGAGACTGGCTGCCCTGCTGCCCGCACCCAGAGCTCCGGCTCGGCCACGGCGCCGCCCACCGAAGGCCGACCCGCTCGAGCTGGCCGCGACGTGGGACCTGCTCGCCGCGTGCCTCCGAGCCGGGCAACCGGTGCCCGCCGCGCTGAGGGCGGTGACCGAGGGTGCGGCGGGCCCGGAAGCGGACGCGTTGCGTGCCGCGGCGGGTCTGCTGGAGCTCGGCGCGGACGCGGATGAGGGCTGGGCGCCGGCCCTGGGTTGCCCCGGAACGGCGGAGTTCGCTCGCGCGGCGAAACGAACCGCCCGCAGCGGAACAACGCTCGCCGACGCGGCCCGTGACCTCGCACAGGACATACGGGCCGGGCTCTCCGATCGAGCCGAGGCGCGAGCGCAACGGGCGGGGGTCCTGATCGCCGGACCACTGGGGCTGTGTTTCCTCCCGGCCTTCGTCTGCCTCGGAGTCGTACCCGTCGTGCTCGGTCTGGCGGGACGTCTCACCGTGTTCTGA
- a CDS encoding DUF4244 domain-containing protein, translating into MLFRTKPAGRHAAPPRPRWWRRWLRPVITADDGMSTAEYAIGTIAAAAFAALLYSVVTGDSVLAALTGLIQQALTASF; encoded by the coding sequence ATGCTGTTCCGCACCAAACCCGCGGGGCGTCACGCCGCACCGCCACGCCCGCGGTGGTGGCGCCGCTGGCTCCGCCCGGTGATCACCGCCGACGACGGGATGAGCACCGCCGAATACGCGATCGGCACGATCGCCGCGGCGGCCTTCGCGGCACTGCTGTACTCGGTCGTCACGGGCGACTCGGTCCTGGCCGCGCTGACCGGCCTGATCCAACAGGCCCTGACAGCGAGCTTCTGA
- a CDS encoding TadE family type IV pilus minor pilin produces MTVEAAIALCALTVFVGMVLAGFTAITGQLRCVDAAREAARLVARGQPQLATQAVEQIAPPGARLSVSTAGDSISVEVRADPAGGLLPGLHLTGTAFAVLEPGVTGADP; encoded by the coding sequence GTGACCGTCGAGGCGGCGATCGCGCTGTGTGCGCTCACCGTGTTCGTCGGGATGGTGCTGGCGGGCTTCACGGCGATCACCGGGCAGCTCCGGTGCGTCGACGCCGCTCGTGAGGCCGCCCGGCTCGTCGCGCGGGGCCAGCCGCAACTGGCCACACAGGCCGTCGAGCAGATCGCACCGCCCGGGGCGCGGCTCTCGGTGAGCACCGCGGGGGACAGCATCAGCGTCGAGGTCCGCGCGGATCCGGCCGGTGGGCTCCTCCCTGGCCTCCACCTGACGGGGACCGCCTTCGCGGTGCTCGAACCAGGAGTGACCGGTGCGGATCCCTGA
- a CDS encoding Rv3654c family TadE-like protein, with the protein MGAGGQGAHGQGGPSSVGRGSRRAWGRRPHGQGRPSGVGPGRARGRRAHGHGGRLEVGRGPGGAWGRRANHRCGRGDRDGAGPVSNARIVTPTGRSGGGAGAGGGTGPSASNGTPPPDRERGAATVWAAGAIAALAAIAVLMWGLGAAAVARHRASAAADLAALAAAGQAAAGTDAACGRAQWVVDRMGARMVSCRFDGWDALVEVTVSGPVGAASGRARAGP; encoded by the coding sequence ATGGGAGCCGGCGGCCAAGGGGCACACGGTCAAGGCGGCCCGTCGAGCGTGGGACGGGGTTCGCGTCGGGCATGGGGGCGAAGGCCACACGGCCAAGGCCGCCCATCGGGCGTGGGTCCGGGCCGGGCCAGGGGGCGAAGGGCACACGGCCACGGCGGCCGACTGGAGGTCGGGCGAGGTCCGGGCGGCGCCTGGGGACGAAGGGCGAACCACCGATGCGGTCGCGGGGATCGAGACGGGGCCGGGCCGGTGAGTAACGCCCGCATTGTCACCCCGACTGGTCGAAGCGGTGGCGGGGCCGGGGCTGGCGGGGGCACAGGACCCTCGGCGTCCAACGGCACACCGCCGCCCGATCGGGAACGGGGCGCCGCCACCGTCTGGGCTGCGGGAGCCATCGCGGCGTTGGCGGCGATCGCGGTCTTGATGTGGGGCCTCGGGGCCGCGGCGGTCGCCCGGCATCGGGCTTCCGCGGCTGCCGACCTGGCCGCACTCGCCGCCGCGGGACAGGCCGCCGCCGGGACGGACGCCGCTTGCGGGCGGGCCCAGTGGGTCGTCGACCGGATGGGTGCGCGGATGGTGAGTTGCCGGTTCGACGGGTGGGACGCGCTCGTCGAGGTGACGGTGAGCGGTCCGGTCGGCGCCGCCTCCGGGCGGGCCCGCGCGGGGCCGTGA
- a CDS encoding bifunctional DNA primase/polymerase produces MLDTDWSDSWRGAFRIELRAEAIGLAWHGWPVLPGTFPAQTDAEGSWTGPVPVHQDWADRLGAHPNEVAGWWTGQPYSLLVATGTVLDAVEVPDELGKRAARLLRATGHPAPIVATPDGRWLFLTTVADRIPEELATSGAVRWHGQGSWIPLPPTPFQHGVVHWRVKPDVWGWRLPSAEAVHTVLARALDQQGTDRPLVGAGQFAAA; encoded by the coding sequence ATGTTGGACACGGATTGGTCGGACAGCTGGCGGGGCGCCTTCCGCATCGAACTACGTGCGGAGGCCATCGGCCTCGCCTGGCACGGGTGGCCGGTGCTGCCCGGCACCTTTCCGGCGCAGACGGACGCCGAAGGGTCGTGGACCGGCCCGGTGCCCGTTCACCAGGACTGGGCCGACCGCCTCGGCGCCCACCCCAACGAGGTCGCCGGCTGGTGGACCGGCCAGCCCTACAGCCTCCTCGTCGCGACCGGCACCGTGCTGGACGCCGTCGAGGTCCCCGACGAACTGGGCAAGCGCGCCGCGCGACTGCTCCGCGCGACCGGCCACCCCGCGCCGATCGTCGCGACGCCCGACGGCCGCTGGCTGTTCCTGACCACGGTCGCCGACCGCATCCCCGAGGAACTCGCCACCTCCGGCGCGGTCCGCTGGCACGGCCAGGGCAGCTGGATCCCGCTCCCGCCCACCCCGTTCCAGCACGGCGTCGTGCACTGGCGGGTCAAGCCGGACGTGTGGGGCTGGCGGCTGCCGTCCGCCGAGGCCGTGCACACCGTGCTCGCCCGCGCGCTCGACCAGCAGGGAACCGACCGGCCGCTCGTCGGCGCCGGTCAGTTCGCCGCAGCCTGA